AGCCTCGACGGCGTCTCGCGTGTCGACGCCGTCCGGCAGCGGTGGGACGGCGGCCGCGGCATCTCGGACGCGCTGGCGGAACTCGACCGTCTTGGCGCGCAGTTGGTCATCAGTCAGCGCTTTTGTCTGCGCTTCCATGGCGTTGACCTGATCGACAAATGGTTGAACTTTTCGGACTTCGCGATCGTTGCTGTCCCAGAGTTTCCTCAAGAGGTTCTGCATAGGTTGGCTCCCTGTGTATGGCAATCGTCGTCAGCCGAGCCGAACGGCAGGCCGACGCGCAAATATGCGTGCGGGCGGCCCATAAGGCCGCGGGTGGATGTGTTGACGGGGGATCAGCCGATCGCGGGTGGCGCGCGGAGGCCGGTGGGCCGTTCGAGGATGCGGTCCTGGAGGGGGGTGTCTTCCCGGAAGGCGATGGTGGCCTTGGGCCGGCGCGCGGGAACGATATAAACTCCGCGCACGGGGCGGCAGGCGGTCACGCTGCGCTGCGTACGCGCCATCGCGCGCCCGGCGCCCGGCATCGCCCGGAGGGACGACACGAACGGAGGCGGCGCGACGGAGTCGCGAGAGCCGTGCAATACCGTGCCCGGCAGGAGCACGCTCAGCAGCGCAATCAGGAAGAGATGTCTTCTCACGATGATATTCTATCACTTATCGCGGGCGGAAAGGGAGCGGAAGGCGTTGGTGTGGGATCGCCTCGGTGGTCAGGCAGCAAGGGCCAGCACGGAACGAGCGGCGGGACGCCGGCTTCCGGGCCAGGAGCAAGACCGCAGGGCGCCGGGGCGTACCGCGGATTGCGGGCGTAATTCGGCGCAAGCCTCTGCGCTACAGATAGAGGGTCATCTCCTGAACGCCGGCCGTCTGAGTGTCCGCCGGGACGAGGTGGGCCTCGGTGAGATCGCGGGTTACTCCGGCCGTCGTGTGACTCGCCTTAACCTTGCCCTCGGCGGGACCAACCCACATCAGCCGCACCGGGTTGCCCCCCGGGTGGCAGAAGCGGGAGATATCCAGCTGAGTCGTCCCCTGCAGAGATCCGGCCGGAGCGCCGTTCACGGTGACGGTCAACTGCCCCATCACAATGTCGGCGGATAGGAGCGTCTGGTTCTCGGTTGGCGCCGCATTTGCGACGGGCGCGGGTGCGATTTCTGTAGGCGCCGGGACCGTCGTAGCCTGATGCGGCTTGAAGTCGCGCATCGCATTGAATGTGGGAATGGACATGAGCGCTGCGATGCCCAGGCCCAGCGAACTCGCGATTGTGTATGTGACTAGACGGTTCATTGCCCCTCCGTTTCCGCCATCGATCTCCTGATTCCTTGTGCCACGTTCCGCCCAAGTTCTAACAGGCTTCGAGGGTGCTATCCTCATGCACGGGTAATGAAGTATGCGGCTGAGCGTCCTCATCGTCAATTGGAATACGCGGGATGACCTCGAACGGTGCCTGACCAGTTCCGCGTTCCGAGTTTCGAGTCCCGAGTTCCTGGTTCCTGGTTCGGAGCCCGACTCGGAACTAGGAACTAGAAACTCGGAACTGATAGTCGTCGATAACGCAAGTACCGACGGGAGCGTGGAGATGCTCGCCCGGAGTTTCCCGAACGTCACAGTGCTGGCGCTCGACACGAATCTGGGTTACGCCCGAGGGAACAATCTGGCCGCCGAAGCCGCCAATTCTGATTGGCTGCTATTTTTGAATCCGGACACGGTGGTGCCGGCGGATACCCCTGCCGCGTTGATCCGGTTTCTGGAGGGGCACCCGCGCGCGGCCATCGCTGCGCCGAGGCTGGTTTCTAAGGACGGCAGCACGCAGGCATCGATACGCGGGATGCCAACGCCGGTGGCGATGTTCGCGGCGTGGCTGCATCTGGACCGTCTCTTCTCGCGCGCAGAGGCGTTCACGTCGTACCGCCTGCCGGGATTCGATTATGACCTGACCCAACAGGCGCCGCAACCCATGGCGAGCGCGTGGATGGTGCGGCGCGCGGCATGGGAGGACGTCGGACCGTTCGATCCGGCGTTTCCGTTGTTCTTTAACGACGTGGACTGGTGCCTGCGCGCACTGGACAAGGGCTGGGAAGTTTGGTACGTAGCAGATACCCGCGTTGAGCATCGGGGCGGCGCCAGCACCAGCCAGGTGAAGCCGCGCGCGACGTGGGAATCGCACCGGGCGATGGCGGCTTTCTACCGAAAGCACTATTCCAAACGCCTCGGGCCGCTGATGTTGGCGATTTGCGTGGCCGTCATCCGGGCGGTTGGAGCCGTCCGATATCTCTGGTACAGATATTCGCGGTAGGTCGGGCCTTCGTGCCCGACGAAGGTTGGGATGCTCGGTGTCGGGCACGGAGGCCCGACCTACTGACTACTGACTACTGCCTACTGCCTACTGTCTACTGACTACTGTCTACTGCCTACTGTCTACTGACTACTGCCTACTGTCTACTGACTATCAACAATGAACCTGTCTGTCATCATCTTGAACTGGAACGCGCGAGAGTGGCTTGAGCGCAGCGTGGGCAGCGCGCTCGCC
This genomic interval from Armatimonadota bacterium contains the following:
- a CDS encoding glycosyltransferase family 2 protein — its product is MRLSVLIVNWNTRDDLERCLTSSAFRVSSPEFLVPGSEPDSELGTRNSELIVVDNASTDGSVEMLARSFPNVTVLALDTNLGYARGNNLAAEAANSDWLLFLNPDTVVPADTPAALIRFLEGHPRAAIAAPRLVSKDGSTQASIRGMPTPVAMFAAWLHLDRLFSRAEAFTSYRLPGFDYDLTQQAPQPMASAWMVRRAAWEDVGPFDPAFPLFFNDVDWCLRALDKGWEVWYVADTRVEHRGGASTSQVKPRATWESHRAMAAFYRKHYSKRLGPLMLAICVAVIRAVGAVRYLWYRYSR